Proteins encoded together in one Candidatus Bathyarchaeota archaeon window:
- a CDS encoding ATP-grasp domain-containing protein → MIKRVLITGAGGPAGVNFTQSLKIAPEKMFLVGTEANKYYANLASTDKIYVVSKATASNYIDIVTQIIEKEKIEFAHPQPDIEVKTFSENREKLEVNIFLPSKTTIQICQDKLKSAERWKKKGVSVAKAIELKNEADVERAFGELGTPLWIRAKWGAGGKGSTPASSLETALSWINYWKSRNKEWQFIAQEYLQGRNIGFHSLWKDGELVTSMARERVQYIYPHLAPSGITGTPSVQRTIHDDEVNETATEAVLAIDPSFNGIACVDLKENNKGIPCATEINAGRMFTTSFFFSYTSKKLLKSYHANFPYLCLKLGYREHIPNIPKYNILPQDLYWIRHIDAPARLVKAGKVVGAMYR, encoded by the coding sequence ATGATAAAAAGAGTGTTGATAACAGGCGCTGGCGGTCCAGCTGGTGTAAACTTCACGCAGTCGTTGAAGATTGCACCAGAGAAAATGTTCTTGGTCGGCACCGAAGCAAACAAGTACTATGCCAATCTGGCATCGACTGATAAGATATATGTTGTCTCAAAAGCAACAGCCTCCAATTACATCGATATAGTAACCCAAATTATTGAAAAAGAAAAAATCGAATTTGCTCATCCACAACCAGATATTGAAGTGAAAACTTTTTCAGAGAACAGGGAAAAACTAGAAGTAAACATCTTTCTTCCATCAAAGACTACAATACAAATCTGCCAAGACAAACTTAAATCAGCTGAAAGGTGGAAAAAAAAAGGTGTCTCTGTGGCAAAAGCAATCGAGTTAAAGAACGAAGCCGACGTTGAAAGAGCCTTTGGAGAACTCGGAACCCCCCTTTGGATAAGAGCCAAATGGGGAGCTGGAGGAAAAGGAAGTACCCCTGCAAGCAGTCTGGAAACAGCGTTATCGTGGATCAATTACTGGAAATCTCGTAACAAAGAATGGCAATTCATTGCTCAAGAATATCTACAGGGCAGGAACATCGGATTTCACAGTCTGTGGAAAGATGGCGAGCTTGTTACATCAATGGCTAGAGAGCGGGTACAGTACATCTATCCCCATCTTGCCCCCTCTGGAATAACTGGTACACCTTCTGTTCAACGAACAATACACGATGACGAGGTTAACGAAACCGCCACCGAGGCTGTACTAGCAATCGACCCAAGCTTCAATGGCATTGCATGTGTAGACTTGAAGGAAAACAACAAGGGAATCCCGTGCGCCACGGAAATCAACGCTGGACGAATGTTCACAACCTCGTTTTTCTTCTCCTACACAAGCAAGAAATTGCTGAAGAGCTATCACGCAAACTTTCCCTACCTCTGCCTTAAACTAGGCTACCGAGAGCATATTCCCAACATTCCAAAATATAACATTTTGCCACAAGACCTCTACTGGATCAGACATATCGACGCACCGGCAAGACTTGTCAAGGCGGGGAAAGTCGTTGGGGCAATGTATAGATGA
- a CDS encoding HAD-IA family hydrolase has protein sequence MIDGVVFDLEGTLVKLPIDYEKLYEEIKRELRISRVKPLTKTVKKLDGKSREKVYELWERAELKALPNMSANDEGMKIYKKHSNKPVALVTMQGKTVVRKILDHFHLSFNAVVTREGEIDRAQQIRKAIDEIGLEPHSVVVVGDRDSDEAAAKQVGCAFLRVMA, from the coding sequence ATGATTGATGGCGTCGTTTTTGATTTAGAAGGAACCCTAGTTAAACTTCCTATAGACTATGAGAAGTTGTATGAAGAGATAAAGAGAGAGCTAAGGATTTCGAGAGTTAAACCGTTAACTAAAACTGTTAAGAAGTTAGACGGCAAGTCACGGGAGAAAGTTTACGAACTTTGGGAACGTGCTGAATTGAAAGCGTTACCGAACATGAGCGCCAACGATGAAGGAATGAAAATATACAAAAAACACTCCAACAAGCCCGTGGCGTTAGTTACCATGCAAGGCAAGACTGTTGTCAGAAAAATCCTTGACCACTTTCACCTATCTTTTAATGCCGTAGTCACTAGGGAAGGTGAGATAGATAGAGCGCAACAAATTAGAAAAGCCATAGACGAAATAGGCTTGGAGCCCCACAGCGTAGTCGTGGTCGGAGACAGAGACAGCGATGAAGCCGCAGCGAAACAAGTCGGTTGCGCATTCTTAAGGGTGATGGCTTGA
- a CDS encoding DUF354 domain-containing protein, producing MKVWYDACTGKHVRYGVAIAQRLKALGHEVILTTRKHPDTLALSKLLGEKFKVVGKYSPSSVQSRLKESLKRQLAFCEMFENEPPDYAVSHGSIDLCRVAFGLGVPTISTADAPHAIAANKLALPLVDVLIASKAIPPREYESFGVKKIVQFDGVDEVAWVKGYKHGPDEYEKPLIVVRQMETMASYAKGKRDATEQIAQKLVSLGNVMFIPRYDRSPRRGLIVPQEFADSVRLSAAADLVVSVGGTISREAALQGTPSLVIPIFGASYVNDYLFKLGFTLFTVEPSEVFKLAKKHVSQKWDVKERLELLENPVDYIEKIIRKKL from the coding sequence TTGAAAGTCTGGTATGATGCTTGTACTGGAAAACACGTAAGATACGGAGTTGCCATAGCCCAACGGCTCAAAGCTTTAGGGCACGAAGTCATACTCACCACCAGAAAACACCCCGACACACTTGCATTATCCAAACTGCTCGGCGAAAAGTTCAAAGTTGTAGGCAAGTATTCCCCCTCTTCAGTTCAATCTAGACTGAAGGAAAGTTTGAAGCGTCAACTCGCTTTTTGTGAAATGTTCGAGAATGAACCGCCAGATTATGCTGTCTCTCACGGGTCTATCGACTTGTGTCGAGTTGCTTTCGGATTGGGCGTACCTACGATATCAACGGCTGATGCTCCCCACGCTATTGCAGCAAACAAACTTGCACTGCCACTAGTCGATGTCTTAATCGCTTCCAAGGCAATCCCTCCACGGGAATATGAGAGCTTTGGAGTTAAGAAAATCGTCCAGTTTGACGGAGTGGACGAAGTGGCTTGGGTGAAGGGCTACAAGCATGGACCCGACGAGTACGAAAAGCCCCTAATAGTTGTTAGACAAATGGAAACCATGGCGTCTTACGCCAAGGGAAAACGCGATGCCACGGAACAGATAGCGCAGAAACTTGTCTCTCTTGGGAATGTAATGTTTATTCCACGATATGACAGAAGCCCCAGACGCGGGTTGATTGTTCCGCAGGAATTTGCTGACTCTGTCCGTCTTTCAGCTGCTGCAGATCTAGTTGTGAGTGTTGGGGGAACGATTTCTAGAGAAGCTGCGTTGCAGGGGACTCCGAGTTTGGTGATTCCCATTTTTGGAGCGTCTTACGTCAATGATTATCTTTTCAAGCTGGGATTCACATTATTCACGGTGGAGCCGAGTGAGGTTTTCAAACTAGCGAAGAAACATGTGAGTCAAAAATGGGATGTTAAAGAACGGTTGGAACTGCTTGAAAATCCAGTTGACTATATTGAAAAAATCATTAGAAAGAAACTCTGA
- a CDS encoding amidohydrolase family protein — MSEIVDFRVRLRTPSALKAWVPKPIPQFEKYIDFYKMKPRLTYQTPEETIEEMRSVGIKKAVLCSGSAEGNKILATMCKEYSDVFIGIAGAKLNKGVMHAYKELKKSLSANLLGFNFGGLLQNPPMAIDDKKLYPLYALCIDYDVCAIVHSSLHYYTGSKLELNSPFRIDNVSVDFPDLRIVMSHAGNGFGDLPLVLAHRHPNVYLEVSALRPKHLPQSYISAMNKYLSQKFIFASDYPLLPFTIVEEWKQYVKKENYERFFHENAMTALFGRRR; from the coding sequence ATGTCTGAAATAGTTGACTTTAGAGTGAGACTTCGAACACCCAGCGCATTGAAAGCTTGGGTTCCCAAACCCATACCTCAGTTTGAAAAATACATAGACTTCTACAAGATGAAACCTCGGTTAACCTATCAAACTCCAGAGGAAACAATCGAAGAAATGCGAAGTGTAGGAATCAAAAAAGCGGTACTGTGTTCGGGTAGCGCGGAAGGAAACAAGATTCTTGCTACGATGTGTAAAGAATACAGTGATGTTTTCATTGGAATAGCAGGAGCAAAACTCAACAAGGGAGTAATGCACGCCTACAAGGAATTAAAGAAATCATTGAGCGCGAATTTGCTCGGATTTAATTTCGGTGGACTCCTGCAAAATCCGCCGATGGCTATTGATGATAAAAAACTCTATCCATTATATGCCCTTTGCATTGACTACGACGTATGTGCAATAGTACACTCATCGCTACACTATTACACTGGATCGAAACTAGAACTGAACAGTCCGTTCAGAATCGACAACGTTAGTGTTGATTTTCCAGACTTGAGAATAGTCATGTCCCATGCTGGAAATGGTTTCGGAGACTTGCCTCTAGTGTTGGCACACAGGCATCCAAACGTATACTTGGAAGTGAGCGCGTTGCGACCAAAACACTTACCACAATCATACATTAGTGCTATGAACAAATACCTGAGCCAAAAATTCATTTTTGCAAGTGACTACCCTTTGCTGCCATTTACCATAGTGGAAGAATGGAAGCAATACGTTAAGAAAGAGAATTACGAAAGATTTTTCCACGAGAATGCAATGACCGCTCTCTTCGGTCGACGGCGATAA
- a CDS encoding alkaline phosphatase family protein, whose translation MKRAAMIGLDGMSWHILDQLFEWKVMPNLEELTKESLRGTLRSTIPPESAPAWTSIATGVNPGKHGIFSFTKPTENYDDIRIMSSRDVKYLRIHEMVAIQNLTSVCVNQLLTYPIKRIQKSYVITDWLSPEIKYSPEIKQYAENYRGPTLSKPLPLLTKNWHSEYVDVSSRVDTVNTLLQKINWDLFWVVYSEPDHLFHRYYDLVMKRDKRLMQLFTKIDETFGIVKDIADLIIVVSDHGFRKYSKGVYVNTTLGNLGLAEKVSQQTIKNISCQRQIGEPKVKFRLPEKLNRYISAIPPPVEAILLKLYKQFLKADIKVALTTHVNPKSSKAFAHGFGIFVKEKKLIDYVISMLKKKTFVGGIWKKEELYDGEQLKAMPDLVIVPNFDGGFAFRGDVIAPKSVIRRGFSNHHPDGIIILYEKNVRPVWVNGTRVYDVVPTILDFLGLDIPENTDGKVINFAA comes from the coding sequence ATGAAAAGAGCCGCAATGATAGGCTTAGACGGTATGTCCTGGCACATTCTAGACCAGCTTTTTGAATGGAAAGTTATGCCGAATCTTGAAGAGCTCACAAAAGAATCACTAAGAGGAACTTTGCGATCAACAATTCCTCCAGAATCAGCTCCTGCATGGACAAGTATAGCAACAGGTGTAAATCCAGGAAAACATGGAATCTTTAGTTTCACAAAACCCACAGAAAATTATGATGATATAAGAATCATGAGTTCCCGTGACGTTAAATATTTAAGAATTCATGAAATGGTCGCGATACAGAACTTAACAAGCGTCTGTGTAAACCAACTTCTGACCTATCCTATAAAGAGAATCCAAAAATCATACGTAATTACTGATTGGCTCTCTCCAGAAATAAAATATTCCCCAGAGATAAAACAATACGCGGAGAATTACCGAGGACCCACATTGAGCAAGCCGCTGCCTCTACTAACAAAAAATTGGCATTCCGAATACGTTGATGTATCAAGCCGTGTCGATACAGTCAACACACTTCTACAAAAGATAAATTGGGACTTGTTTTGGGTCGTTTATAGCGAACCAGACCATCTGTTCCATAGATACTATGATTTGGTCATGAAAAGAGACAAAAGACTAATGCAATTATTCACTAAGATCGACGAGACTTTTGGAATAGTTAAGGATATTGCTGATCTAATAATAGTTGTTTCTGATCATGGCTTCCGTAAGTATAGCAAAGGAGTATATGTCAATACTACACTTGGAAATCTAGGGTTGGCAGAAAAAGTATCACAACAAACCATTAAAAATATTTCTTGTCAACGGCAGATCGGCGAACCTAAAGTAAAATTTCGCCTACCAGAAAAGTTGAACAGATATATTTCTGCAATTCCACCACCAGTTGAAGCAATATTGCTGAAACTCTATAAACAATTTCTGAAGGCAGACATCAAGGTGGCACTTACAACTCATGTTAACCCAAAATCATCAAAAGCATTTGCGCATGGATTTGGAATTTTTGTAAAAGAAAAAAAACTGATTGATTACGTTATCTCAATGTTAAAGAAAAAAACCTTCGTCGGAGGGATATGGAAAAAAGAAGAACTTTATGATGGGGAACAGTTGAAGGCTATGCCAGACTTGGTGATAGTTCCGAACTTTGATGGAGGATTCGCATTTCGTGGCGACGTTATCGCGCCTAAGTCAGTGATAAGGAGAGGTTTTTCTAATCACCACCCCGATGGTATCATAATACTCTACGAAAAAAATGTACGACCAGTTTGGGTAAATGGAACAAGAGTGTATGATGTCGTTCCCACAATATTGGATTTTCTTGGCTTGGATATACCAGAAAACACAGACGGCAAAGTGATAAATTTCGCAGCATAG